A genomic window from Zalophus californianus isolate mZalCal1 chromosome 13, mZalCal1.pri.v2, whole genome shotgun sequence includes:
- the EXOSC3 gene encoding exosome complex component RRP40 isoform X2: MAEAVSVVAESLAGDRARAARNVLGQVVLPGEELLLPEQEDAEGPGSAGERPLRLNAGTRSRGRVVCGPGLRRYGDRLLVTKCGRLRHKEPGGGSGGGVYWVDSQQKRYVPVKGDHVIGIVTAKSGDIFKVDVGGSEPASLSYLAFEGATKRNRPNVQAPGSRL, from the exons ATGGCTGAGGCGGTGAGTGTTGTGGCCGAATCCCTTGCAGGAGATAGGGCACGGGCGGCGCGCAATGTGCTAGGTCAGGTGGTGCTCCCGGGTGAGGAACTGCTGCTGCCCGAGCAGGAGGACGCTGAAGGCCCAGGAAGTGCTGGAGAGCGACCGCTGCGCCTGAATGCGGGGACGCGCTCCCGGGGGCGCGTTGTGTGCGGCCCGGGCTTGCGGCGCTATGGCGACCGCCTGCTGGTCACCAAGTGCGGCCGCCTCCGTCACAAGGAGcccggcggcggcagcggcggtgGCGTGTACTGGGTGGATTCACAGCAAAAACGG tATGTCCCAGTGAAAGGAGACCATGTGATCGGCATAGTGACAGCTAAATCTGGAGATATATTCAAAGTTGATGTTGGAGGGAGTGAGCCAGCATCTTTGTCTTACTTGGCATTTGAAGGTGCAACTAAAAGAAACAGACCAAATGTGCAG GCTCCTGGCTCCAGACTGTGA
- the EXOSC3 gene encoding exosome complex component RRP40 isoform X1 has protein sequence MAEAVSVVAESLAGDRARAARNVLGQVVLPGEELLLPEQEDAEGPGSAGERPLRLNAGTRSRGRVVCGPGLRRYGDRLLVTKCGRLRHKEPGGGSGGGVYWVDSQQKRYVPVKGDHVIGIVTAKSGDIFKVDVGGSEPASLSYLAFEGATKRNRPNVQVGDLIYGQFVVANKDMEPEMVCIDSCGRASGMGVIGQDGLLFKVTLGLIRKLLAPDCEILQEVGKLYPLEIVFGMNGRIWVKAKTIQQTLILANILEACEHMTADQRKQIFSRLAEC, from the exons ATGGCTGAGGCGGTGAGTGTTGTGGCCGAATCCCTTGCAGGAGATAGGGCACGGGCGGCGCGCAATGTGCTAGGTCAGGTGGTGCTCCCGGGTGAGGAACTGCTGCTGCCCGAGCAGGAGGACGCTGAAGGCCCAGGAAGTGCTGGAGAGCGACCGCTGCGCCTGAATGCGGGGACGCGCTCCCGGGGGCGCGTTGTGTGCGGCCCGGGCTTGCGGCGCTATGGCGACCGCCTGCTGGTCACCAAGTGCGGCCGCCTCCGTCACAAGGAGcccggcggcggcagcggcggtgGCGTGTACTGGGTGGATTCACAGCAAAAACGG tATGTCCCAGTGAAAGGAGACCATGTGATCGGCATAGTGACAGCTAAATCTGGAGATATATTCAAAGTTGATGTTGGAGGGAGTGAGCCAGCATCTTTGTCTTACTTGGCATTTGAAGGTGCAACTAAAAGAAACAGACCAAATGTGCAG gTTGGAGATCTCATCTATGGCCAATTTGTGGTTGCTAATAAAGATATGGAACCAGAGATGGTCTGTATTGACAGCTGTGGACGAGCCAGTGGAATGGGTGTGATTGGACAGGATGGTCTTCTTTTTAAAGTGACTTTGGGCTTAATTAGAAA GCTCCTGGCTCCAGACTGTGAAATCCTACAGGAAGTGGGAAAACTCTACCCACTGGAGATAGTATTTGGAATGAATGGAAGAATATGGGTTAAGGCAAAAACCATTCAGCAGACCTTaattttagcaaacattttaGAAGCTTGTGAACACATGACGGCAGATCAAAGAAAACAGATCTTCTCCAGATTGGCAGAATGTTAA